One region of Algihabitans albus genomic DNA includes:
- a CDS encoding NAD(P) transhydrogenase subunit alpha: protein MATDQLVEQATDLANRALELSRDLAALAGEAGQIAADTAAAGGADGASPLVVGLTVFVLAIFVGYHVVWSVTPALHSPLMGVTNAISSVIIVGALIAAGTGEFGFSETMGFIAVTLASVNIFGGFIVTYRMLSMFKKKPKAASGGRAH, encoded by the coding sequence ATGGCGACTGATCAGCTGGTCGAGCAGGCGACCGACCTCGCCAACCGCGCGCTGGAGCTGTCGCGCGATCTGGCGGCCCTGGCCGGAGAGGCCGGTCAGATCGCCGCCGATACGGCGGCCGCCGGCGGCGCCGACGGTGCCTCGCCCCTGGTCGTCGGTCTGACCGTTTTCGTGCTGGCCATCTTCGTCGGCTACCACGTGGTCTGGTCGGTGACGCCGGCGCTGCACTCGCCGCTGATGGGCGTGACCAACGCGATCTCCTCCGTGATCATCGTCGGCGCCCTGATCGCCGCCGGTACGGGAGAGTTCGGCTTCTCGGAGACCATGGGTTTCATCGCCGTCACGCTCGCCAGCGTGAACATCTTCGGCGGCTTCATCGTCACCTACCGGATGCTTTCGATGTTCAAGAAGAAGCCGAAGGCCGCCAGCGGCGGCCGGGCCCATTAG
- a CDS encoding NAD(P)(+) transhydrogenase (Re/Si-specific) subunit beta → MSHDLATLLYLGASICFILALKGLSHPETSRRGNKLGMVGMGIAVLVTLFMLPEMNFILIFTGILIGGAIGTVIALRIQMTALPQLVAAFHSLVGLAAVLVAAAAFYNPEAYGIGLAGEIKTTSLIEMSIGTAIGAITFTGSLVAFAKLQGLMSGKPVVFPMQHWLNLGLGLLTVIMIIALVSGQSGMTFWTIVLITLLLGVLIIIPIGGADMPVVISMLNSYSGWAAAGIGFTLENNLLIITGALVGSSGAILSYIMCKGMNRSFFSVILGGFGGETAASGGGGDEGDKTWQQGSAEDAAFMMRNAEKVIIVPGYGMAVAQAQHALREMAELLKAEGVEVKYAIHPVAGRMPGHMNVLLAEASVPYDEVFEMDEVNTEFRDTEVAFVIGANDVTNPSAKTDTASPIYGMPVLNVEDSQNVLFVKRSMGSGYAGVDNPVFYMDKTYMLLADAKKMCESIVKALEK, encoded by the coding sequence ATGAGCCACGATCTCGCCACGCTGCTCTACCTGGGCGCCAGCATCTGCTTCATCCTGGCGCTCAAGGGCCTGTCGCACCCGGAGACGAGCCGGCGCGGCAATAAGCTGGGCATGGTCGGCATGGGCATCGCCGTTCTGGTGACGCTCTTCATGCTGCCCGAGATGAACTTCATTCTGATCTTCACCGGCATCCTGATCGGCGGCGCGATCGGCACCGTCATCGCGCTCAGAATCCAGATGACGGCGTTACCCCAGTTGGTGGCGGCTTTTCACTCGCTGGTGGGCCTCGCGGCCGTGCTGGTTGCCGCCGCCGCCTTCTATAATCCGGAGGCTTACGGCATCGGCCTGGCCGGGGAGATCAAGACCACCTCGCTGATCGAGATGTCGATCGGTACGGCCATCGGCGCGATCACCTTCACCGGCTCCCTCGTCGCCTTCGCCAAGCTGCAGGGTCTGATGTCGGGCAAGCCCGTGGTCTTTCCGATGCAACATTGGCTCAACCTGGGCCTCGGTCTTCTGACGGTGATCATGATCATCGCCCTGGTCAGCGGCCAGTCGGGCATGACTTTCTGGACCATCGTTCTGATCACCCTGCTGCTCGGCGTGCTGATCATCATCCCCATCGGCGGTGCCGACATGCCGGTGGTGATCTCCATGCTGAACAGCTATTCGGGCTGGGCCGCCGCCGGCATCGGCTTCACGCTGGAAAACAACCTGCTGATCATCACCGGCGCGCTGGTCGGCTCCTCCGGCGCGATCCTCAGCTACATCATGTGCAAGGGCATGAACCGCTCCTTCTTCTCCGTGATCCTGGGCGGGTTCGGGGGCGAGACGGCGGCCTCCGGTGGTGGCGGGGACGAGGGCGACAAGACCTGGCAGCAGGGCTCGGCCGAGGACGCGGCCTTCATGATGCGCAATGCCGAGAAGGTCATCATCGTGCCGGGTTACGGCATGGCGGTGGCTCAGGCCCAGCATGCCCTGCGCGAGATGGCCGAGCTACTGAAGGCCGAAGGCGTCGAGGTCAAGTACGCGATCCATCCGGTCGCAGGCCGTATGCCGGGGCACATGAACGTCCTGCTCGCCGAGGCCAGCGTGCCCTACGACGAGGTCTTCGAGATGGACGAGGTCAACACGGAATTCCGCGACACGGAGGTCGCCTTCGTGATCGGCGCCAACGACGTGACCAACCCTTCGGCCAAGACGGACACCGCCAGCCCGATCTACGGGATGCCGGTGCTCAACGTGGAAGACTCCCAGAACGTGCTCTTCGTGAAGCGTTCCATGGGCTCGGGGTATGCCGGCGTCGACAACCCGGTCTTCTACATGGACAAGACCTACATGCTGCTCGCCGATGCCAAGAAGATGTGCGAGAGCATCGTCAAGGCACTGGAAAAGTAG
- a CDS encoding ABC transporter substrate-binding protein, with product MRKTAISLAFGLVAFPVTAQADCGEVSITEMNWVSAQVVTTVASFIMEQGYGCEVTTVPSDTVPAVTSLAENGEPDIVTELWLNSTGEVYERLESEGKVERVAEVLQPGGVEGWWIPTYLAEAHPELTTIEGIMANPDLVGGRFHNCPSGWGCRIVNDNLTRALNLEGGDMEIFSHGSGETLATSLAAAYQNEEPWFGYYWAPTVVLGKFDMTRVEIGSYDEEIHAANQDADAANPGVSDFPAAPVLTSVTAAFKEREPEIAELMSNISFETDTMNAVLAWKDENSASAEEAAVYFLTTHQDVWADWLSDDARQKLSNVLQ from the coding sequence ATGAGGAAAACCGCCATCAGCTTGGCGTTCGGCCTTGTCGCTTTTCCTGTCACGGCGCAGGCCGACTGCGGCGAAGTTTCCATCACGGAAATGAACTGGGTCTCCGCGCAGGTCGTCACCACCGTTGCCTCTTTCATCATGGAGCAGGGCTACGGCTGCGAGGTCACGACGGTGCCGTCTGACACGGTCCCGGCAGTGACGTCTCTTGCCGAGAACGGAGAGCCCGACATCGTCACCGAGCTTTGGCTTAACTCGACGGGCGAGGTCTATGAGCGGCTTGAATCCGAAGGCAAGGTTGAGCGCGTCGCCGAGGTTCTGCAGCCCGGCGGTGTCGAAGGCTGGTGGATTCCCACCTATCTCGCCGAGGCGCATCCCGAACTGACGACCATCGAAGGCATCATGGCAAACCCCGATCTGGTTGGAGGGCGCTTCCACAACTGCCCGAGCGGTTGGGGATGCCGGATCGTCAACGACAACCTGACGAGGGCGCTCAACCTGGAGGGCGGCGACATGGAGATTTTCAGCCATGGCTCGGGCGAGACGCTCGCCACCTCCTTGGCTGCGGCCTACCAGAACGAGGAACCCTGGTTCGGCTACTATTGGGCCCCCACTGTCGTGCTTGGAAAGTTCGACATGACGCGCGTCGAGATCGGCTCCTACGACGAAGAGATTCACGCCGCCAATCAGGATGCCGATGCGGCGAACCCTGGTGTCTCGGACTTTCCGGCCGCTCCGGTGCTGACGAGCGTGACCGCCGCCTTCAAGGAGCGGGAACCGGAAATCGCGGAGTTGATGAGCAACATCAGCTTCGAGACAGACACCATGAACGCGGTCCTCGCCTGGAAGGACGAGAACAGTGCTTCGGCCGAAGAGGCAGCCGTCTATTTTTTGACGACCCATCAGGACGTTTGGGCCGATTGGCTGAGCGACGATGCCCGCCAGAAGCTCTCGAACGTTCTACAGTAG
- a CDS encoding ABC transporter permease, whose protein sequence is MASYDVVFDTLGLRQWCDRDAGGGPMTMDQLLGRSAGGDEAAAKSLWELPFPSLDTLHQACNAMPQTRNVTKGLEEIFLAAKDGLKVVLDPITQPLSWLLDGSLFVVLNTPWFVIVPVLLAAVYAVSRSLKLVAFVALCIFALAFIDHYDYAMQTLSIIFVCAFLCVLLGVPIGIAMSRSDTMKRGTIPVLDMLQTLPPFVYLIPLIFLFSVTESKLYGIAIILYAIVPVIRLTDLGIRQVDPDVVEAANAFGMTERQKLFGVQVPLALPTIMAGVNQTIMMSLAMVVIASLVSAPGLGVLVLRGIRNLELGVGLVAGLGIVLLAVILDRVTKASLQRINPEKID, encoded by the coding sequence ATGGCGAGCTACGACGTCGTTTTCGACACTCTGGGCTTGCGCCAGTGGTGCGACAGAGATGCCGGCGGCGGCCCCATGACCATGGACCAGCTGTTGGGCCGAAGTGCCGGCGGAGACGAAGCGGCGGCGAAATCGCTCTGGGAGCTGCCCTTCCCATCGCTCGATACCTTGCATCAAGCCTGCAACGCGATGCCGCAGACCCGCAACGTGACCAAGGGATTGGAAGAGATCTTTCTCGCTGCGAAGGACGGTCTCAAGGTCGTTCTGGATCCGATCACGCAACCGCTTAGCTGGCTGCTAGACGGGTCGCTCTTCGTGGTTCTGAACACCCCCTGGTTCGTTATCGTTCCGGTACTTCTGGCGGCGGTCTACGCCGTGTCGCGATCGCTCAAGCTCGTTGCCTTCGTCGCGCTGTGCATCTTCGCCCTCGCGTTTATCGACCACTACGATTACGCGATGCAGACACTCTCGATCATTTTTGTCTGCGCATTTCTCTGCGTGCTGCTGGGGGTGCCCATCGGTATCGCGATGTCGCGCAGCGACACCATGAAGCGCGGCACGATTCCCGTGCTGGACATGCTGCAGACGCTGCCGCCGTTCGTTTATTTGATCCCGTTGATCTTTCTCTTCAGCGTTACCGAGTCGAAGCTCTACGGCATCGCTATCATCCTCTACGCCATCGTCCCGGTCATCCGTCTGACCGATCTGGGAATTCGGCAGGTCGACCCCGATGTCGTCGAGGCGGCCAACGCTTTCGGCATGACTGAACGCCAGAAACTCTTCGGCGTCCAAGTCCCTCTCGCCTTGCCGACGATCATGGCCGGTGTGAATCAGACCATCATGATGTCGCTGGCAATGGTGGTGATCGCATCCCTGGTGTCGGCGCCGGGGCTCGGCGTTCTGGTTCTGCGCGGCATCCGCAATCTCGAGCTCGGCGTCGGACTGGTGGCCGGTCTCGGCATCGTTCTGCTGGCCGTCATTCTCGATCGGGTGACGAAAGCGTCGCTCCAGCGGATCAATCCCGAGAAGATCGATTGA
- a CDS encoding quaternary amine ABC transporter ATP-binding protein, translated as MSEDIKISIRGLYKIFGIDPEAALADVRAGMGKQDLLERRAHVLGLKDINIDMKAGEITVIMGLSGSGKSTLIRHLNRLIEPTAGEIWVDGDNVLNFTQDELRHLRQERMSMVFQKFALLPHRSVLENAGMALATRGYRREDYESEANHWLERVGLDGYGDHYPRQLSGGMQQRVGIARALTSNSEVMLMDEAFSALDPLIRTDMQDLLVQLQRELQKTIVFITHDLDEALKLADHLVILNEGCVVQQGEPQHILLKPADGYIEDFVSDINRARVLRVRSVMQQGDVGRGSYSGEVDHDDTLESVIAKADGDVATRFCVLRDGEPVGTLEMSRLVRALVPTRASDDGVRSSAA; from the coding sequence ATGAGCGAAGACATCAAGATTTCGATCCGCGGTCTCTACAAGATCTTCGGCATCGACCCGGAGGCGGCCTTGGCCGACGTGCGTGCGGGCATGGGCAAACAGGACCTGCTCGAAAGGCGCGCCCATGTCTTGGGGCTGAAGGACATCAACATCGATATGAAGGCCGGCGAGATCACGGTCATCATGGGATTGTCCGGCTCCGGTAAATCGACGCTGATTCGCCATCTCAATCGCCTGATCGAGCCGACGGCGGGTGAGATCTGGGTCGATGGGGACAATGTGCTGAATTTCACGCAGGATGAACTGCGGCATCTGCGTCAAGAACGCATGTCGATGGTCTTCCAGAAGTTCGCCTTGCTGCCGCACCGCAGCGTTCTCGAAAACGCCGGCATGGCCCTGGCGACCCGGGGCTACCGGCGCGAAGACTACGAAAGCGAAGCCAACCATTGGCTTGAGCGGGTCGGTCTCGACGGCTACGGCGACCATTATCCCCGGCAGTTGTCCGGCGGCATGCAGCAACGTGTCGGTATCGCCCGTGCCTTGACGTCCAACTCCGAGGTTATGCTCATGGACGAGGCCTTTTCCGCTCTCGATCCGCTGATCCGGACCGATATGCAGGACTTGCTTGTCCAGCTGCAGCGAGAGCTGCAAAAAACCATCGTGTTCATTACCCACGATCTCGACGAGGCGCTCAAGCTTGCCGATCACCTGGTGATCTTGAACGAAGGCTGCGTCGTCCAGCAGGGTGAGCCGCAGCACATCCTGCTGAAGCCGGCCGACGGCTACATCGAAGATTTCGTGAGCGACATCAACCGGGCCCGCGTCCTGAGGGTGCGCTCCGTGATGCAGCAAGGTGATGTGGGGCGCGGCAGCTATAGCGGCGAGGTCGATCACGACGATACGCTTGAGTCCGTCATCGCCAAGGCAGACGGGGATGTCGCCACGAGGTTTTGCGTCCTGCGCGATGGCGAGCCGGTTGGAACGCTTGAAATGAGCCGCCTGGTCCGGGCGCTCGTTCCGACGCGGGCATCGGATGACGGAGTTCGTTCGAGCGCGGCCTGA
- a CDS encoding ABC1 kinase family protein, protein MSETDLDSDSEDLFDDDSRFSRRVKRYAQVGGQVGGLAAQLAGKRLFGRKLDAKKHSGELREALGGLKGPLMKAAQILATIPEALPEDYARELRELQHNAPPMGWAFVRRRMRTELGAGWEKKFARFDKEAAAAASLGQVHRGESHDGRELAVKLQYPDMASNVEADVEQLRWAFRVYRQYDSTIDTSDIYKELVARLHEELDYEREGRHIALYRLMLAKEAQVQAPEPLMELTSKRILTMTWLDGRRLLDFAEANPDQEVRNRAALNMFRAWYVPLYYYGVIHGDPHLGNYTINDDASVNLLDFGCIRVFRPAFIKGVIDLYHALRDEDDDLAVQAYTAWGFGETAKRKEVLQVLNIWARFIYRPLLEDRVQSIHEGSSGAEGARTISRVHRELRKHGGVKPPREFVLMDRAAVGLGSVFIHLQAEINWHRVFNELIEGFDVKQLEKRQKAALKKVGLPEEIP, encoded by the coding sequence ATGAGCGAAACAGACTTGGACAGTGACTCCGAAGATCTCTTCGACGACGACTCCCGTTTCTCCCGCCGGGTCAAGCGCTACGCCCAGGTCGGTGGCCAGGTGGGGGGGCTCGCGGCGCAGCTTGCGGGCAAGCGCCTGTTCGGGCGCAAGCTCGATGCCAAAAAGCATTCGGGCGAACTGCGCGAGGCGCTGGGCGGGCTGAAAGGCCCGCTTATGAAGGCGGCGCAGATCCTGGCGACCATCCCCGAAGCTCTGCCCGAGGACTACGCCCGCGAGCTGCGTGAGCTTCAGCACAACGCCCCACCGATGGGTTGGGCCTTCGTGCGCCGGCGCATGCGCACGGAGTTGGGCGCCGGCTGGGAAAAGAAGTTCGCGCGTTTCGACAAGGAGGCCGCCGCCGCGGCCTCGCTGGGACAGGTCCATCGCGGCGAGTCCCACGATGGCCGCGAACTGGCGGTTAAGCTGCAGTATCCGGACATGGCCTCCAACGTCGAGGCCGACGTCGAGCAACTGCGTTGGGCCTTCCGGGTCTACCGCCAGTACGATTCCACCATCGATACCTCCGACATCTACAAGGAACTGGTGGCCCGGCTGCACGAGGAGCTGGACTACGAGCGCGAGGGCCGGCACATCGCGCTCTACCGCCTGATGCTTGCCAAGGAGGCGCAGGTTCAGGCGCCCGAGCCGCTGATGGAGCTGACCAGCAAGCGCATCCTGACCATGACCTGGCTGGACGGGCGGCGTTTGCTGGACTTCGCCGAGGCCAACCCGGATCAGGAGGTGCGCAACCGGGCGGCACTGAACATGTTCCGCGCCTGGTACGTGCCGCTCTACTACTACGGCGTCATCCACGGCGATCCGCATCTCGGCAACTACACCATCAACGACGACGCCTCGGTCAATCTGCTCGACTTCGGCTGCATCCGGGTCTTCCGCCCCGCCTTCATCAAGGGCGTGATCGATCTCTATCACGCCCTGCGCGACGAGGACGACGACCTGGCCGTGCAGGCCTACACGGCCTGGGGTTTCGGCGAGACGGCGAAACGGAAGGAGGTGCTGCAGGTCCTCAACATCTGGGCCCGCTTCATCTACCGGCCGCTGCTGGAGGATCGGGTTCAGTCGATTCACGAGGGCTCCAGCGGTGCCGAGGGCGCGCGCACGATCAGCCGCGTGCATCGTGAACTGCGCAAGCACGGCGGCGTGAAGCCACCGCGCGAGTTCGTGCTGATGGATCGCGCCGCGGTCGGGCTCGGCAGCGTCTTCATCCACCTGCAGGCGGAGATCAATTGGCACCGAGTCTTCAACGAGTTGATCGAGGGCTTCGATGTCAAACAGCTCGAAAAACGCCAGAAGGCGGCCCTGAAGAAGGTCGGGTTGCCCGAAGAGATTCCCTAA
- a CDS encoding 3-hydroxyacyl-CoA dehydrogenase family protein, translating into MGVSKIGILGAGTMGSGIAIASAARGIAVTLYDVTESQLAKAKGEAATFFGRAVDKGRMSAADSDAAQARVATSGALQDLAEADLLIEAVFEDFDLKARTLEALSPVARPDALIATNTSCLKVSDLAQHVAAPERFLGLHYFSPAQINPLVEVVRGDATGDATIAEALAFCEATGKKPLLCKDHFGFAVNRFFCPYTNEASRCVDDGLGTPVQIDRVAQEALGVAAGPFFVQNIIKPRINLHAVRNLKPLGPFYAPADYLTKAGEAEESFDLGTDPGPDPTRDRPIAERLLGATFLPVLEELDEDVAGPGDIDMGAEVALRFGRQPCELMDSLGRAEVERLVRPLAERYGVALPESLARVGSLRG; encoded by the coding sequence ATGGGTGTTTCGAAGATCGGCATACTGGGCGCCGGCACCATGGGCAGCGGGATCGCCATCGCTTCGGCGGCGCGCGGGATCGCGGTGACGCTATACGACGTGACCGAGAGTCAGCTTGCCAAGGCCAAGGGGGAGGCAGCGACCTTCTTCGGCCGCGCGGTCGACAAGGGACGCATGAGCGCGGCGGACTCCGATGCGGCGCAGGCACGGGTCGCCACCAGCGGCGCTCTGCAGGACCTGGCCGAGGCCGATCTGCTGATCGAGGCGGTGTTCGAGGACTTCGACCTCAAGGCCCGTACCTTAGAGGCGCTCTCGCCGGTTGCCCGGCCCGACGCCCTGATTGCGACCAACACCTCCTGCCTCAAAGTCTCGGATCTGGCGCAGCATGTGGCGGCGCCGGAGCGCTTCCTCGGTTTGCACTATTTCAGCCCGGCGCAAATCAACCCTCTGGTCGAGGTGGTGCGCGGCGACGCCACCGGCGACGCGACGATTGCGGAGGCACTCGCCTTCTGCGAGGCGACCGGCAAGAAGCCGCTGCTTTGCAAGGATCACTTCGGCTTCGCCGTGAACCGCTTCTTCTGTCCCTACACCAACGAGGCCTCGCGCTGCGTCGACGACGGGCTCGGCACGCCGGTACAGATCGACCGTGTGGCGCAGGAGGCTCTGGGCGTCGCTGCGGGGCCCTTCTTCGTGCAGAACATCATCAAGCCGCGCATCAACCTGCATGCGGTGCGCAACCTGAAGCCTCTCGGCCCCTTCTACGCGCCGGCCGACTACCTGACCAAGGCCGGGGAGGCGGAAGAGAGCTTCGATCTCGGCACGGACCCGGGACCCGACCCGACGCGCGACCGGCCAATCGCCGAGCGTCTGCTGGGCGCCACCTTCCTGCCGGTTCTGGAAGAGCTGGACGAAGATGTCGCCGGTCCCGGCGACATCGACATGGGCGCCGAGGTGGCTCTGCGCTTCGGCCGTCAGCCCTGCGAACTGATGGACTCCCTGGGCCGGGCCGAGGTGGAGCGGCTGGTGCGACCGCTGGCAGAGCGCTACGGCGTGGCCCTGCCGGAATCGTTGGCGCGGGTCGGCAGCCTGCGCGGTTGA
- a CDS encoding DUF4174 domain-containing protein, whose product MSISGTAAKTIAACFAFILLSGGALAEPLEDYKGKSRLLVVFAPTVVDDNYEQQMQQLLRNSVDVSDRDLLPVEVIGVEPVRVDALSEPGLDPVALRERFDAPDGTFKAVLVGKDGAAKLASETPIPADKLFETIDAMPMRQRELGD is encoded by the coding sequence GTGAGCATTTCCGGCACTGCCGCCAAGACGATCGCTGCCTGTTTCGCCTTCATCCTGCTGAGCGGAGGCGCTTTGGCTGAACCGCTTGAGGACTACAAGGGGAAGAGCCGCCTTCTGGTGGTCTTCGCGCCGACCGTGGTCGACGATAACTATGAACAGCAGATGCAGCAGCTTCTGCGTAACTCCGTCGACGTGAGCGATCGCGACCTCTTGCCGGTCGAGGTGATCGGCGTCGAGCCGGTACGGGTCGACGCCCTGTCCGAGCCGGGGTTGGATCCCGTCGCTCTGCGCGAGCGTTTCGACGCACCCGACGGTACTTTCAAGGCCGTTCTGGTCGGCAAGGATGGGGCGGCCAAGCTGGCGTCCGAGACCCCGATCCCGGCCGACAAGCTATTCGAGACCATCGACGCCATGCCGATGCGCCAGCGAGAGCTGGGCGATTAG
- a CDS encoding Re/Si-specific NAD(P)(+) transhydrogenase subunit alpha, whose amino-acid sequence MKIAILKERRTQETRVAASPESVKKLIGLGIQVAVEKGAGNGAAFVDAAYKEAGAEIAGDAAAALKDAKLVLKVRGPEAKDAADLPKGSLLAAILDPYRSLEEMKALAEAGVTAFAMDFMPRITRAQSMDVLSSQANLAGYKAVVDAAAEFGRAFPLMMTAAGKVAPAQVLVMGAGVAGLQAIATAKRLGALVSATDVRPAAKEQVESLGGKFVAVEDEEFKQAESAGGYAKEMSDAYKKKQAELIAETIKKMDVVITTALIPGRAAPRLVTTEMVKSMKPGSVVVDLAIDNGGNVEASEAGKVAVKHGVKIIAYHNLPGRLASDTSMLYANNLFNFVALLYDKEKKDLAIDWDDEIVKGTLIAKDGKVVHPALENLEPARKPAAKKAAAPKAAAKKTAAKKTDPDKTEPEKTSAKTAPDSDKQPDTDKTAETGKTGEEQKNGD is encoded by the coding sequence ATGAAGATCGCCATCCTCAAGGAGCGGCGCACGCAGGAAACGCGTGTGGCCGCTTCCCCCGAAAGCGTGAAGAAGTTGATCGGCCTGGGCATTCAGGTCGCGGTCGAGAAGGGCGCCGGCAACGGTGCTGCCTTCGTCGATGCGGCCTACAAGGAAGCAGGTGCCGAGATTGCCGGCGATGCCGCCGCCGCCCTCAAGGACGCGAAACTGGTGCTGAAGGTCCGCGGGCCCGAGGCCAAGGACGCCGCCGATCTGCCGAAAGGGTCGCTGCTTGCGGCGATCCTGGATCCCTATCGCTCGCTCGAAGAGATGAAGGCGCTGGCCGAGGCTGGGGTCACCGCTTTCGCCATGGACTTTATGCCGCGCATCACCCGTGCGCAGTCGATGGATGTGCTCTCCAGCCAGGCCAATCTCGCCGGCTATAAGGCGGTGGTCGACGCCGCGGCCGAGTTCGGCCGGGCCTTTCCGCTGATGATGACGGCGGCCGGCAAGGTTGCGCCGGCCCAGGTGCTCGTCATGGGCGCCGGCGTTGCCGGGTTGCAGGCCATCGCCACCGCCAAGCGTCTCGGCGCTCTGGTTTCGGCGACCGACGTGCGTCCGGCCGCCAAGGAGCAGGTCGAGTCTCTCGGCGGGAAGTTCGTCGCGGTCGAGGACGAGGAATTCAAGCAGGCCGAATCGGCCGGCGGTTATGCCAAGGAAATGAGCGACGCCTACAAGAAGAAGCAGGCCGAGCTGATCGCCGAGACCATCAAGAAGATGGACGTGGTCATCACCACCGCGCTGATCCCGGGCCGGGCCGCGCCACGCCTGGTGACCACGGAGATGGTCAAGTCCATGAAGCCGGGCTCAGTGGTCGTCGATCTCGCGATCGACAACGGCGGCAATGTGGAGGCCAGCGAGGCGGGCAAGGTCGCTGTCAAGCACGGCGTCAAGATCATAGCCTACCACAACCTGCCGGGCCGGCTGGCCAGCGACACGTCGATGCTCTACGCCAACAACCTCTTCAACTTCGTGGCGCTGCTCTACGACAAGGAGAAGAAGGATCTGGCGATCGACTGGGACGACGAGATCGTCAAGGGCACGCTGATCGCCAAGGACGGCAAGGTCGTTCATCCGGCCCTGGAGAATCTCGAGCCGGCGCGCAAGCCGGCCGCCAAAAAGGCCGCAGCCCCGAAAGCCGCGGCCAAGAAGACGGCAGCGAAGAAAACGGACCCGGACAAGACGGAACCGGAAAAGACCTCCGCCAAGACGGCACCGGACAGCGACAAACAGCCGGACACCGATAAGACGGCGGAGACTGGAAAGACGGGCGAGGAGCAGAAGAATGGCGACTGA